One stretch of Bordetella avium DNA includes these proteins:
- a CDS encoding flavin-containing monooxygenase — protein sequence MTIRVAIIGAGPSGLAQLRAFQDAHAQGADMPEVVCYEKQSDWGGMWNYTWRTGLDENGEPVHGSMYRYLWSNGPKECLEFADYSFDEHFGRPISSYPPREVLWDYIQGRVQKAGVRKYIRFNTVVKAITFDESSQTFTVTAQDYSRQEETSQVFDYVVVATGHFSTPNVPDFAGFERFTGRILHAHDFRDAVEFRDKQVLIVGSSYSAEDIGSQCYKYGARSITTAYRSRPMGYDWPEGWEERPQLERVNGNKAYFIDGSSKEVDAIILCTGYQHHFPFLPQELTLSTNNRLWPLGLYQGVVWEDNPRLFYLGMQDLWYSFNMFDAQAWFARDVMLGRIALPPRQAMRADSQRWRDYEESLSCTASMYEFQGRYISNLIAQTDYPDFDIDAVNTIFLQWKEDKKRDIMGYRDRCYRSVMTGTKASRHHTRWLDAVDDSLDEYLRETAPSRARAMAQTH from the coding sequence ATGACGATTCGCGTAGCCATTATCGGCGCTGGCCCCAGTGGTCTGGCACAGTTGCGCGCCTTCCAAGACGCCCACGCCCAAGGCGCGGACATGCCCGAAGTCGTCTGCTATGAAAAGCAGAGCGATTGGGGAGGCATGTGGAACTACACCTGGCGCACCGGCCTGGATGAAAATGGTGAGCCGGTGCACGGCAGCATGTATCGCTACCTCTGGTCCAACGGCCCCAAGGAATGCCTGGAATTCGCCGACTACAGCTTCGACGAGCATTTCGGCCGCCCGATTTCCTCTTATCCGCCGCGCGAAGTCCTTTGGGACTATATCCAGGGCCGTGTCCAGAAGGCGGGGGTGCGCAAGTACATCCGCTTTAACACCGTCGTCAAAGCGATTACCTTCGATGAGAGCAGCCAGACCTTCACCGTGACGGCGCAGGATTACAGCAGGCAGGAAGAAACGTCGCAGGTCTTTGACTATGTCGTCGTGGCGACCGGGCATTTTTCCACGCCCAACGTCCCGGACTTCGCGGGCTTCGAGCGTTTTACCGGTCGCATTCTGCACGCCCATGACTTCCGCGATGCGGTCGAATTCCGCGATAAACAGGTGCTGATCGTGGGCAGCAGCTACTCCGCCGAAGACATCGGCTCGCAATGCTACAAGTATGGCGCCCGCTCGATCACCACGGCCTACCGCAGCCGGCCCATGGGTTACGACTGGCCCGAAGGCTGGGAGGAACGCCCGCAGTTGGAGCGCGTGAACGGCAACAAAGCCTATTTCATCGACGGATCAAGCAAAGAAGTGGACGCCATCATCCTCTGCACCGGCTACCAACATCATTTCCCCTTTCTGCCACAGGAACTGACGCTCTCGACCAACAACCGCCTTTGGCCGCTGGGCCTCTATCAGGGCGTGGTCTGGGAAGACAATCCGCGCCTGTTCTATCTCGGGATGCAGGACCTCTGGTACAGCTTCAATATGTTCGACGCCCAGGCCTGGTTCGCCCGCGACGTGATGTTGGGCCGCATTGCGTTGCCGCCGCGGCAGGCTATGCGCGCCGACAGCCAGCGCTGGCGTGACTACGAAGAAAGCCTTAGCTGCACCGCCTCCATGTACGAGTTCCAGGGGCGCTACATTAGCAACCTGATCGCCCAGACCGACTACCCGGACTTCGACATCGATGCCGTAAACACCATCTTTCTGCAGTGGAAAGAGGATAAAAAGCGCGACATCATGGGCTATCGTGACCGCTGCTACCGTTCGGTCATGACAGGAACCAAGGCCTCGCGCCACCACACCCGCTGGCTGGATGCTGTGGATGACTCACTTGACGAGTATCTGCGCGAAACCGCCCCGAGCCGGGCGCGCGCCATGGCGCAGACGCACTAA
- a CDS encoding IclR family transcriptional regulator, with amino-acid sequence MSTPDQAAKPAYKAAPADAAKKAAQRGIQSVETGFKILDVLMRAGSALPLSRIAEESALTVANTHYYLVSFQRVGIVQQEPDTGHYGLGTYALKLGVAALEQFDVYKLARPAMMDISARSGHTVFLGVWGNKGPTIVNRVEGGKSQPLLELRVGSVLPLLSSALGRNFAAHLPAALIADLVRDELALREPLADPSRNDVPNTEAEVEDMLARIRAQGFSRCRNTLLPNFTSLSAPVFDLSGTIIAALTVMGPTHLMQTEQQTLDLLKHHAAEISQTAGLYG; translated from the coding sequence ATGTCAACGCCTGATCAAGCTGCCAAACCCGCCTACAAAGCTGCCCCGGCCGATGCTGCCAAGAAAGCAGCGCAGCGCGGCATTCAATCCGTCGAAACAGGATTCAAAATCCTCGATGTGCTGATGCGCGCCGGCTCGGCGCTGCCGCTCAGCCGCATCGCCGAGGAAAGCGCTCTGACGGTCGCCAACACGCATTACTACCTAGTCAGTTTCCAACGGGTAGGCATCGTTCAACAAGAGCCGGACACCGGTCACTATGGGCTGGGCACTTATGCGCTTAAGCTGGGCGTGGCCGCTCTGGAGCAGTTCGACGTCTATAAACTTGCCCGGCCTGCCATGATGGATATCAGCGCTCGCAGTGGACACACCGTCTTTCTGGGCGTCTGGGGCAATAAAGGCCCGACCATCGTTAATCGTGTGGAAGGCGGCAAAAGCCAGCCTCTGCTGGAGCTGCGTGTGGGCAGTGTGTTGCCCCTCTTGTCGTCGGCGCTGGGGCGCAATTTTGCCGCGCATCTGCCTGCTGCGCTCATCGCGGATCTGGTGCGCGATGAACTGGCCCTGCGCGAACCGCTGGCCGACCCGTCGCGCAACGATGTCCCCAACACTGAGGCCGAGGTAGAAGACATGCTGGCGCGCATCCGGGCGCAGGGCTTCAGCCGCTGCCGCAATACGCTACTGCCGAATTTCACCTCGCTCTCGGCGCCCGTGTTCGATCTGTCGGGCACTATCATTGCTGCGCTGACCGTCATGGGCCCCACTCATCTCATGCAGACCGAACAGCAGACCTTGGATCTGCTCAAACACCATGCTGCCGAGATTTCGCAAACCGCCGGTCTCTACGGTTGA
- a CDS encoding maleate cis-trans isomerase family protein has protein sequence MNARSYRIGQIVPSSNTTMETEIPAILRAREAIEPERFTFHSSRMRMKQVTKEELAAMDADSDRCALELSDARVDVLGYACLVAIMSMGRGYHRVSEQRLGQRTADNGAAAPVVTSAGALVDSLHALGAKRISLLAPYMKPLTQLVIDYIENEGIEVVDSLSLEIPDNLEVGRQDPRAPIDITKRLNTRGVDVVVASACVQMPSLPSIQAIEDRVGIPVISSSVATTYQMLKKLQLGTAVPGFGALLSGRY, from the coding sequence ATGAATGCGCGTTCCTATCGCATCGGCCAGATAGTGCCCTCGTCAAACACCACGATGGAAACCGAAATCCCAGCCATTTTGCGCGCACGCGAGGCCATCGAGCCCGAACGCTTCACCTTCCATTCCAGCCGCATGCGCATGAAGCAGGTCACCAAGGAAGAACTGGCGGCGATGGATGCGGATAGCGACCGCTGCGCGCTGGAGCTTTCCGATGCGCGTGTCGATGTGCTGGGCTATGCCTGCCTGGTGGCCATCATGAGCATGGGACGCGGCTATCACCGCGTTTCCGAGCAGCGCTTAGGACAACGCACGGCCGATAATGGCGCCGCCGCGCCCGTGGTAACCAGCGCGGGAGCCCTGGTTGACAGTCTGCATGCGCTGGGCGCCAAACGCATTTCCTTGCTCGCGCCCTATATGAAGCCGCTCACCCAACTGGTCATCGACTACATCGAGAACGAAGGCATCGAAGTCGTGGACAGCCTTTCGCTCGAGATCCCCGACAACCTGGAAGTCGGGCGTCAGGACCCGCGCGCGCCCATCGACATCACCAAGCGACTCAACACCCGTGGCGTGGATGTTGTGGTCGCCTCGGCCTGTGTGCAAATGCCTTCGCTGCCTTCGATCCAAGCCATCGAGGATCGCGTCGGTATTCCTGTCATCTCGTCATCAGTCGCCACCACGTACCAGATGCTCAAGAAGCTGCAGCTCGGCACGGCTGTCCCAGGCTTTGGCGCCCTGCTGTCGGGCCGCTATTAA
- a CDS encoding carbon-nitrogen hydrolase family protein produces MLELPRFKAAAVQTAPVFLDTDATVDKVLRLIAEAASNGAQLVAFPEVFVAGYPYWSWIGNPVQGSPWFERLARSAIELPGPEIAKIAATAARHHINVVVGVNERSRHGIGTIYNTLVTIGDNGRILGRHRKLVPTWAEKLTWTPGDGSALRVHNTSIGPLGALACGENTNTLARFALLAQGELVHVANYIALPVAPNDYDMADAIKVRSAAHSFEGKLFTIVSCSTISEEIIRALESDFPQARELLTRRNSAFSGFIGPDGRCIGEPLIDDEGIVYAEIDLSRCIQPRQMHDIVGHYNRFDVFDLRVNRRALYPARFDDSQAAEDLNIGLPAVQLPEEPQS; encoded by the coding sequence ATGCTAGAACTCCCCCGTTTCAAAGCGGCGGCGGTCCAGACTGCCCCGGTCTTTCTCGATACCGACGCCACCGTCGATAAAGTGCTGCGCCTGATCGCCGAAGCCGCCAGCAATGGCGCGCAACTGGTCGCTTTCCCGGAAGTATTCGTGGCCGGCTATCCCTATTGGAGCTGGATCGGCAACCCAGTGCAGGGCAGTCCCTGGTTCGAGCGCCTGGCACGCTCGGCCATCGAGCTGCCTGGCCCCGAAATCGCAAAAATCGCCGCTACTGCCGCCCGCCACCACATCAATGTCGTGGTTGGTGTCAATGAGCGCAGCCGCCACGGTATCGGCACGATCTACAACACCCTGGTCACCATCGGGGATAACGGCCGTATCCTGGGCCGCCACCGCAAGCTGGTGCCTACCTGGGCGGAAAAGCTTACCTGGACGCCTGGCGACGGCTCGGCGCTGCGCGTGCACAACACCTCGATCGGCCCGCTGGGTGCACTGGCCTGCGGAGAAAACACCAATACCCTGGCGCGCTTCGCGCTGCTGGCCCAGGGAGAACTGGTGCATGTGGCGAACTACATCGCTTTGCCTGTTGCACCGAACGACTACGACATGGCCGATGCCATCAAAGTCCGCTCCGCTGCCCATAGTTTCGAAGGCAAGTTGTTCACCATTGTGTCCTGCTCGACCATCTCAGAGGAAATTATCCGCGCGCTAGAGAGCGATTTCCCGCAGGCGCGCGAATTGTTGACACGGCGCAACAGCGCCTTCTCTGGTTTTATCGGCCCGGACGGCCGCTGCATAGGCGAGCCTCTGATCGACGACGAAGGCATCGTCTATGCCGAGATCGACTTGTCGCGCTGCATACAGCCCCGCCAGATGCATGACATCGTCGGCCATTACAACCGCTTCGACGTGTTCGATCTGCGCGTCAATCGCCGCGCCCTGTACCCAGCCCGCTTTGACGATAGCCAGGCGGCCGAAGACCTGAATATCGGCCTGCCCGCCGTCCAGTTGCCCGAGGAGCCTCAGTCATGA
- a CDS encoding MFS transporter — protein MSTLPAAAPSPAVLPALSRKEERQVVIASTVGTLFEWYDFFIYGALAVFMSQVLFPQDNPTVSLLAALGALAVGFIIRPLGAVMFGYLGDKLGRKYTFLVTVVMMGGATVLIGCLPSYESAGHLSWILLLTLRVIQGLAVGGEYGGAVIYVAEHCEPKRRGLLTGWIQITSSAGLVLSLLVIVGTQASMSAEDFRQWGWRLPFLLSIVMLAISVYVRAKLHESPVFTRMKQQNRLSRNPVKETFGQWANLKLVLIALVGVTAGQGATYFTGQFYVMIFLQQAVQLSQQQVNQLLIIGFLIGAPSFVLFGWLSDKIGRKWLMMGGLFTAALGYHPMFNALLEAGNPALARAMQTTPVLIHAETSGGACEFGLQAALVGTHLDHKKLCVQAKKFLVSQGINFEYAVPVPGQQIAMSVGGATVNGFDAAAYRQALTQAGYPKGADPTAVNRLAIIAILVLMTAVVAMVYGPVASYLVELFPPRIRYTALSFPYHIGAGIFGGIVPFTATYLAQASGNIFGGLMYPVTVTAVVGVLGVILLPNTRALAIDHDARA, from the coding sequence ATGAGTACATTACCCGCCGCCGCACCGTCGCCCGCGGTCTTACCCGCCCTTAGCCGCAAGGAAGAGCGGCAGGTGGTCATTGCGTCCACCGTCGGCACGTTGTTCGAGTGGTATGACTTTTTCATCTACGGCGCATTGGCTGTATTCATGAGCCAGGTGCTGTTCCCGCAGGACAATCCCACGGTGTCTTTGTTGGCCGCCTTGGGCGCGTTGGCCGTAGGCTTCATCATTCGCCCCTTGGGTGCTGTGATGTTCGGCTACCTCGGTGACAAGTTGGGGCGCAAATACACTTTCCTGGTCACCGTGGTGATGATGGGCGGCGCCACCGTTTTAATCGGCTGCCTGCCGAGCTATGAAAGCGCCGGCCACCTGTCATGGATTCTGCTGCTGACCCTGCGCGTCATTCAGGGCCTGGCCGTTGGAGGAGAGTACGGCGGCGCGGTTATCTACGTGGCCGAACATTGCGAGCCCAAACGTCGCGGCCTGTTGACCGGCTGGATTCAAATCACCTCGTCGGCCGGGCTGGTGCTGTCCTTGCTGGTCATTGTGGGCACCCAGGCCAGCATGAGCGCCGAGGACTTTCGCCAGTGGGGCTGGCGTTTGCCCTTCCTGCTGTCCATCGTGATGCTGGCCATTTCCGTCTATGTGCGCGCCAAATTGCACGAATCTCCTGTATTTACCCGCATGAAGCAGCAGAATCGTCTGTCGCGTAATCCGGTCAAGGAGACATTCGGGCAATGGGCCAACCTTAAACTGGTTCTGATTGCGCTGGTCGGCGTTACCGCAGGTCAGGGAGCTACCTATTTCACTGGCCAGTTCTATGTGATGATCTTCCTGCAACAGGCAGTGCAATTGAGCCAGCAGCAAGTCAATCAATTGTTAATCATCGGTTTCCTGATCGGCGCGCCCAGCTTTGTGCTCTTTGGCTGGCTGTCCGATAAGATTGGCCGCAAATGGCTGATGATGGGTGGCCTGTTCACTGCCGCGCTGGGTTACCACCCCATGTTCAACGCGCTTCTCGAGGCCGGCAATCCTGCCCTGGCCCGCGCGATGCAAACCACGCCGGTCCTGATTCACGCGGAAACAAGCGGCGGCGCATGCGAGTTTGGTCTGCAAGCGGCGCTGGTAGGCACCCACCTGGATCACAAAAAACTCTGCGTGCAGGCCAAGAAATTCCTCGTCTCGCAAGGGATCAACTTCGAGTACGCGGTTCCCGTGCCGGGTCAGCAGATCGCCATGTCAGTGGGCGGCGCGACCGTCAATGGTTTTGATGCCGCCGCCTATCGCCAGGCGCTGACGCAGGCCGGCTATCCCAAGGGCGCGGACCCGACGGCTGTCAATCGTCTGGCCATCATCGCCATCCTGGTGTTGATGACCGCGGTGGTCGCGATGGTATACGGGCCGGTGGCCTCCTATCTGGTGGAACTGTTCCCGCCCCGCATCCGCTACACGGCGCTGTCGTTCCCCTATCACATCGGGGCCGGCATCTTCGGCGGCATCGTACCCTTTACGGCCACCTATCTGGCCCAGGCTAGCGGCAATATCTTCGGCGGCCTTATGTACCCGGTCACCGTCACCGCCGTGGTCGGCGTATTGGGGGTCATCCTGCTGCCCAACACCCGCGCCCTAGCGATCGACCACGACGCGCGCGCCTGA
- a CDS encoding amidohydrolase family protein: MNGVDALGEPLHIVLREAGIETFGPERPDTAQAEVLDLKGQLVLLGFVNGHIHLDKRFVGEKWHPHEPVKRFRDRLAVEKRELAAAASIEVRANALLRLAASWGTLAMRSHVDVDASTELTHLHAVMRACERWRSVMDIGWWPFHRQVCCPVLVRHSGWRRRCVKGRK; encoded by the coding sequence GTGAATGGGGTGGATGCGCTGGGCGAACCCTTGCATATCGTGCTGCGGGAGGCGGGTATCGAGACCTTTGGGCCCGAACGGCCGGATACGGCCCAGGCCGAGGTGCTTGACCTCAAGGGACAGTTGGTTCTACTCGGCTTTGTGAACGGTCACATTCATCTGGATAAGCGTTTCGTCGGCGAGAAATGGCATCCGCACGAACCAGTCAAGCGATTTCGTGATCGTCTCGCCGTCGAAAAGCGCGAACTGGCGGCAGCAGCGTCTATCGAGGTGCGCGCCAACGCCTTGCTGCGCCTAGCCGCCAGTTGGGGTACCCTGGCCATGCGCAGCCATGTTGACGTGGACGCCTCGACCGAGCTGACACATCTGCATGCGGTAATGCGTGCCTGCGAGCGCTGGCGCAGCGTAATGGACATAGGCTGGTGGCCTTTCCACAGGCAGGTGTGCTGTCCTGTCCTGGTACGGCACAGTGGCTGGAGGCGGCGCTGCGTGAAGGGGCGCAAGTGA
- a CDS encoding GlcG/HbpS family heme-binding protein — MTLIRPALFALMATALSPMASAQVLQEKNLPLTIAADIAQQAVQICLAEGYNVTAAVVDRSGTLRALMRADNAAPHTVNAAQRKAYTSASTRNLTSTVADNIQKNPAASQLAAVEGFLVLAGGAPIKAGNEVIGAVGVGGAPGGQLDEACALKAIEKVQAKLK; from the coding sequence ATGACGCTTATCCGCCCCGCCCTGTTTGCCCTGATGGCCACCGCCTTGTCGCCGATGGCCAGCGCCCAAGTACTGCAAGAAAAAAACTTGCCGCTGACAATCGCTGCCGACATCGCGCAGCAGGCCGTGCAGATCTGCCTGGCCGAAGGCTACAACGTTACGGCCGCCGTGGTTGACCGCTCCGGCACGCTGCGCGCCCTGATGCGCGCCGACAATGCCGCACCGCATACGGTCAATGCCGCACAGCGCAAGGCCTACACCTCCGCATCGACACGCAACCTGACCTCCACCGTGGCCGACAACATCCAGAAAAACCCTGCCGCCAGCCAGTTGGCCGCGGTTGAGGGCTTTCTGGTTCTGGCGGGCGGCGCGCCCATCAAGGCCGGCAATGAGGTCATCGGTGCGGTCGGCGTAGGCGGCGCTCCGGGAGGCCAGCTCGATGAGGCCTGCGCCCTCAAGGCGATTGAAAAAGTTCAGGCCAAACTGAAGTAA
- a CDS encoding ankyrin repeat domain-containing protein yields MTGWKALVAGALALSASFAAPVAASDGDAILLRAAEQGDLPALRAALDDGADIEARDATGATPLLLAAHHNQVEAARILIDAGADVNAKDGIQDSPYLYAGARGLNAILRMTLAHGAVLNSTNRYGGTALIPAAERGHVETVRLLLEAGVAVDHVNRLGWTALLEAIMLGDGGSRHTQIVGLLLDAGADPELADGEGVTPLAHARQRGYDGMAQLLQQARR; encoded by the coding sequence ATGACAGGGTGGAAAGCACTTGTTGCCGGTGCGCTGGCGCTATCGGCGTCTTTCGCCGCGCCGGTGGCGGCAAGCGATGGCGATGCCATCTTGCTGCGGGCTGCCGAGCAAGGCGATCTGCCGGCCTTGCGCGCAGCGCTGGATGACGGCGCAGACATCGAAGCGCGCGACGCCACGGGCGCCACGCCCTTGCTGCTTGCGGCCCACCATAACCAGGTGGAAGCCGCGCGCATCCTGATCGACGCTGGCGCAGACGTCAATGCGAAAGACGGCATCCAGGACAGCCCCTATCTCTATGCTGGCGCGCGAGGTCTGAACGCTATCCTGCGCATGACCTTGGCGCATGGCGCCGTCCTCAACAGCACGAATCGCTATGGCGGCACGGCCCTCATCCCCGCGGCAGAACGGGGGCATGTGGAGACCGTGCGCCTGCTTCTTGAGGCCGGGGTGGCGGTCGATCACGTCAACCGTTTGGGCTGGACCGCCTTGCTGGAGGCCATCATGCTGGGAGATGGCGGGTCGCGTCATACGCAAATCGTCGGTTTGCTGCTCGATGCGGGGGCTGATCCCGAGCTCGCTGACGGCGAGGGTGTCACGCCGTTGGCGCATGCGCGGCAACGTGGTTATGACGGCATGGCGCAGTTGTTGCAGCAGGCACGCCGCTGA
- a CDS encoding DoxX family protein — protein MIRSDDTGKLVLRLALGIMILLHGLAKLSTGVGPIVEMISSRGLPGFLAYGVYVGEIIAPLLLILGLYTRVGAFIIFVNMVVALMLVHSGQFGSINPKTGGWSLELQGMFLFSALALFFTGAGRFSLGGAGGRWN, from the coding sequence ATGATCAGATCCGACGACACCGGCAAGCTCGTTTTGCGCCTCGCGCTGGGCATCATGATTCTGCTGCACGGCCTAGCCAAGTTGAGCACGGGAGTCGGCCCCATTGTAGAAATGATCAGTTCGCGTGGCTTGCCCGGCTTTCTGGCCTACGGCGTGTATGTGGGGGAAATCATTGCCCCCCTGCTGCTCATCCTCGGCCTCTACACCCGGGTGGGCGCTTTCATCATCTTCGTCAACATGGTCGTTGCCCTGATGCTGGTGCATTCCGGCCAGTTCGGCAGCATCAACCCGAAAACCGGCGGCTGGTCGCTGGAGCTGCAAGGTATGTTCCTGTTTAGCGCGCTGGCCCTGTTCTTTACTGGCGCAGGCCGCTTCAGCCTGGGCGGAGCCGGCGGACGCTGGAACTAA
- a CDS encoding ABC transporter permease: MRRHLANIYRLGIKELWSLARDPMMLILIVVAFTVMIYTAATAVPESLHHATIAVVDEDASPLSQRIVSAFYPPHFTRPAIVTPAEVDRGMDRGLYTFALNIPPNFQRDVLAGRPAAIQLNVDATRMSQAFTGSGYIQQIINDEIETFIKRYRQIAAPPVDLAVRMRFNPNLTQSWFGAMMEIINNVTMLSIILTGAALIREREHGTIEHLLVMPVTPTEIMLAKVWSMGLVVLIAAGLSLGLIVRAALHIPIEGSIALFLTGVALHLFATTSMGIFMATLARSMPQFGMLLVLVLLPLQMLSGGMTPRESMPQFVQDIMLAAPTTHFVELGQAILYRGAGLSVVWQPFLALFIIGSLLFAFSLRRFRKTLSQLA, translated from the coding sequence ATGCGCCGTCATCTGGCCAACATCTATCGTCTGGGCATCAAGGAACTGTGGAGCCTGGCGCGGGACCCCATGATGCTGATCCTGATCGTGGTGGCTTTCACCGTCATGATTTATACCGCAGCCACCGCCGTGCCCGAATCGCTGCATCATGCCACCATCGCCGTCGTCGACGAGGATGCCTCGCCGCTGTCGCAACGCATCGTCTCGGCCTTTTACCCGCCGCACTTCACCCGGCCGGCCATCGTGACGCCGGCCGAGGTCGATCGCGGCATGGATCGAGGCTTATACACTTTCGCGCTGAACATCCCGCCCAACTTTCAGCGTGACGTGCTGGCCGGCAGACCGGCCGCCATCCAGTTGAACGTGGATGCGACCCGTATGAGTCAAGCCTTTACCGGCAGCGGTTACATCCAGCAGATTATCAACGACGAGATCGAGACCTTTATCAAGCGTTACCGCCAGATTGCCGCCCCGCCCGTAGATCTGGCCGTGCGCATGCGTTTCAATCCCAACCTGACGCAATCCTGGTTCGGGGCCATGATGGAAATCATCAACAACGTCACCATGCTGTCTATCATCCTGACCGGCGCGGCACTGATCCGGGAGCGCGAGCATGGGACCATTGAGCACCTGCTGGTGATGCCCGTCACCCCGACGGAGATCATGCTCGCCAAGGTGTGGTCGATGGGGCTGGTCGTTTTGATCGCCGCCGGCCTTTCGCTCGGTCTCATCGTGCGAGCGGCGCTGCATATTCCCATCGAAGGTTCGATCGCCCTGTTCCTGACCGGCGTGGCGCTGCATTTGTTTGCTACCACCTCAATGGGGATTTTTATGGCCACGCTTGCGCGCAGCATGCCGCAGTTCGGCATGTTGCTCGTGCTGGTGCTGCTGCCGCTGCAAATGCTCTCCGGCGGCATGACGCCGCGCGAAAGCATGCCGCAGTTCGTGCAGGACATCATGCTGGCCGCGCCCACCACCCACTTCGTGGAATTGGGCCAGGCCATTCTGTACCGGGGCGCCGGCCTGAGCGTGGTGTGGCAGCCCTTTCTGGCCCTGTTCATCATCGGCAGTCTACTGTTCGCGTTTTCGCTACGGCGGTTTCGCAAAACCCTCAGCCAACTCGCCTGA